One Podospora pseudopauciseta strain CBS 411.78 chromosome 5 map unlocalized CBS411.78m_5, whole genome shotgun sequence DNA window includes the following coding sequences:
- a CDS encoding uncharacterized protein (EggNog:ENOG503P9B2), with protein sequence MAHMFQRIWNFLNAGWSGTSEQRMAGTQQDWKLMATPEPPGAWPVTPAKTPPYRRPVYGKWKALNFGHRSAKKISPYAWNKLAAERKDYHPLDPTSELTSVKNIDKVPERFWDVEEAAREAKEKEKDWVGKREVPRFYRIDDPFMPDHEREDYNLDPRLNPDARTKDRFGYITKQFRNAVREIVNGKDASTTLRMFLEANFTTQQLAKIWPLIPVAYSSNRAEALIQEADMLGYQRLRPQIGKVLGYDAEDEAWDLPSRLAAFYIGVPIPVPGAEVQGNMFEPGSKEFREQYFEDRYYFLNDFKKYIPEPAKALNNVTASPVPKKMGGGRRLLLTRRKEEKRYGPYYDEPVRFRGRSSGFIGKPPSLAGLKPRPYHENDLDVYADDEGNWQLKPPPWMPRLQDDAGLRGGENDLEELEEDEWEDELEETWFEAVEVSSDGGSDVVMGEEQDLVSDGESTKEGSDVDMLALEDLASREGDLDVNAYLDMMETNQIGLRSGGLDDDWDMEEEEDESDDNLHIRGGMADEEPPKSKQWRNLAKYPPLSTLDNASDRWSLDENRAPTFKTKVGQLEKQFAKETDFQPGKSLMIPLHGYQGVVWFRRGIFNSFVDAVDRLLGLDSRAGVTYNLYIMDPSKDYELQEEKDAFLADINQHACRVQCAGVGALAKDRVAFNWLCQQIDKQYRPGDSAYFGKLIPFVAGPHDPIPWKWEPGARHHVGKVTLDWPQLKGRGRPDAAYLRLPLPAGDDAPATAFFTNQYSRWMQQVCRVLVPGAIRDRPGRPAIPAALINAFTTDEQGNPTKAPVTYGGLAFLKSNWEVIAAQLDIVNAKKYTYAVTLRAFAPGGSGQVSDRWHILAPGQTKAYDSASDDWYLTHLELTAPSIVAERLLRPILASEIWKTAEGVPFAGLTYLEVFFPGENWLGPHFGKYPVADETGVPPSLYISLVDVLDTSSPDAEFTPALSRAFTPLVEAFVELMAKIEKLTKEAIYPKGVQAPSPLSLFPQFIVSRPVWRRYSFQDASYDGASVHECPLSLWEISLDKLREFVGKVMENGGPFDSKTDHFSITQGFDPDLPDILVSPSMTETEWEVTRRLIVHPYLRINKVDEQSLPVFEGIYEHQPFGYRDIYTETPQEKLWGRYKPPPVTHNFDWQLYRATPMEDLGTWQPWEKQLKVPVLKFLPDHFQLVKIPKDKPELPEQSEPPPLTRPLHLSVAPVQQEQPKEKPRIQPTPSPTRHKRRRVTLPTETGTPTPSHYTTPRVKPVKPVARSRIRTPRKPRGSPTPLTAPRKPKGAVDPRIAQAFAGRAAKRAPKEPTKEPNPTTKPTKKSPAKTGVISPDPQHWVENPNRPGYWIRNWPSTKPGVGLPDITAKENYWNQVHANNEAEAAGYKNRETLDQVYRKRIQELTGESDPTPPAPASTSPAHPYPPGKRDVSKFDPTDTTPRPPRPGAENKKPSSPPKSSYSTLEDIKALDTLTKAKLLYTTKLPPGAPPTIDPTDPPLEDPPVISEVVTAHKPNMSPNLISKVGIQPYTLRPPPMPEELRARAIQDLALQTRNCPFFQCYLPVLRTPETAVDHFRKVHKREPCPICMDFVGQGWDAAKWDEHYGDEIHVEWLEKWCTNPVGKPLKLGVFTDEGIPAEDLTGFEWETPFDPDVPNVRARPAWFDEDDGMAGLVAASRGSWEGGVPVSEIRKRSPRKWSRYMAQTGRTPGLGIGVGEGNSTLVSVGGGYDDEVDGMGFDGAGDTPEKRTGVSAGTQTTPVQVSSSTEEEEEEEEEEADEDEEGALEDYHSSQDDNSADEPDRFEFPDEGPYRAPGQRFSPRTMRENMRTVSQRHMVGQIERRIGMRGLPQGLKPWQYKEIMEGLGHDGNQWGLRTTRIRPGRVGLGEVDDFPVSDNENDGDGGGGGGGGGGGGGGGGTQQTEPPTGGPDPPQPPQPPVVPQPPVAPQPTTSSKKPTARRPLTEEQKQRTREKEEKRRRRQQRGEDPDYVPTGETSESSDEFLVVSDEDEETPAVNQPGKRKLPPGTSATKQPPGKRQRRGSEDGTYKPDKETEQQIAQEDKVLEEEFKAIAEWDDEVKQMIGDGPVNQWQRLLALVSQTVRKKEEQRDRLNVLRDKKKNSANGEMSKHDERRWKEIKAELGKLARSEKEYRRLTTRLENENEEVKAEADRRAIPIQTLGKRVRNISFREPLEREQSPPRQHQGAIPSALKRTESAEQAEQAEHPWAWYMDLMGQADQDDDGLYPYGHVLGATGEDDLYGDGGYGYGDEYDEPQEPEANSYEERLGKQ encoded by the exons ATGGCCCACATGTTTCAAAGGATTTGGAACTTTCTCAACGCCGGTTGGTCAGGCACGTCTGAGCAGCGGATGGCCGGGACACAACAAGACTGGAAACTGATGGCCACCCCCGAGCCCCCAGGCGCCTGGCCTGTCACGCCGGCAAAGACACCACCGTATCGACGTCCCGTTTACGGCAAATGGAAAGCACTCAACTTCGGCCACCGGAGCGCGAAAAAAATCTCGCCCTACGCATGGAACAAGCTCGCAGCGGAAAGAAAAGATTACCACCCGCTCGATCCCACGAGCGAGCTCACGTCGGTTAAGAACATTGACAAGGTTCCCGAAAGATTCTGGGACGTGGAGGAGGCCGCGAGGGAggcaaaggaaaaggaaaaggactGGGTGGGGAAACGGGAGGTGCCCAGGTTCTATCGGATCGACGACCCGTTCATGCCGGACCATGAACGGGAGGATTACAATCTGGATCCGCGGCTGAACCCGGATGCGCGGACAAAGGACCGGTTTGGGTATATCACCAAGCAGTTTAGGAATGCTGTTAGGGAGATTGTCAATGGGAAGGATGCTAGCACCACACTGAGGATGTTTCTCGAGGCCAACTTTACGACGCagcagctggccaagattTGGCCTTTGATCCCTGTCGCGTACAGCAGCAACCGGGCTGAGGCGCTGATTCAGGAGGCGGATATGCTTGGGTATCAGAGGTTGAGGCCTCAGATTGGCAAGGTGTTGGGGTATGAtgctgaggatgaggcgTGGGATTTGCCGTCGAGGCTGGCGGCGTTTTATATTGGGGTTCCCATCCCGGTGCCGGGGGCTGAGGTGCAGGGCAATATGTTCGAGCCGGGGTCGAAAGAGTTTCGGGAGCAGTACTTTGAGGATAGGTATTACTTTTTGAATGACTTCAAGAAGTATATTCCGGAGCCTGCGAAGG CCCTGAATAATGTCACCGCCTCGCCAGTACCCAAAaagatgggtggtgggaggagacTGTTGTTGACCAGgaggaaagaagaaaagcgGTATGGGCCTTACTATGATGAGCCGGTTAGGTTCAGAGGGAGGTCATCTGGTTTTATAGGGAAGCCCCCGTCGCTTGCGGGGCTGAAACCGAGGCCTTATCATGAGAATGACCTGGATGTATACGCTGATGACGAGGGGAATTGGCAGCTCAAACCGCCGCCATGGATGCCCCGGCTCCAGGACGATGCAGGGCTTCGAGGAGGTGAGAATGATCTCGAAGAactggaagaggatgagtgGGAGGACGAGCTCGAGGAGACATGGTtcgaggcggtggaggtgagcTCAGATGGTGGGTCagatgtggtgatgggggaagAGCAAGACCTCGTGTCTGATGGGGAGAGCACCAAGGAAGGCTCCGATGTGGACATGTTGGCGCTGGAGGACCTTGCCTCGCGCGAAGGTGATTTGGACGTGAACGCCTATCTCGACATGATGGAAACAAACCAGATAGGCCTTCGCAGTGGAGGTTTGGATGACGATTGGGAcatggaagaggaagaggacgaaaGCGACGACAACCTGCACATCAGAGGTGGCATGGCAGATGAGGAACCTCCGAAAAGTAAGCAGTGGAGGAATCTAGCAAAATACCCACCGCTGTCGACCCTCGACAATGCCTCGGATCGATGGTCACTGGACGAGAACAGGGCACCGACGTTCAAAACCAAGGTTGGTCAGTTGGAGAAGCAATTCGCCAAGGAAACTGATTTCCAGCCTGGAAAGAGCCTGATGATCCCGCTTCATGGGTATCAGGGTGTTGTCTGGTTCCGTCGTGGGATTTTTAACAGCTTTGTGGACGCCGTTGACCGTCTGCTTGGCCTCGACAGCAGAGCTGGAGTAACTTACAACCTCTACATCATGGATCCCAGCAAGGATTATGAGTtgcaagaggagaaggacgcATTTCTCGCTGATATCAACCAGCATGCCTGCCGCGTGCAGTGTGCTGGGGTAGGTGCCCTTGCCAAGGACCGCGTCGCATTCAACTGGCTTTGCCAGCAGATCGACAAGCAATACCGTCCAGGAGACAGCGCGTACTTTGGGAAGCTGATCCCCTTCGTGGCAGGTCCACATGACCCCATTCCCTGGAAGTGGGAGCCGGGAGCCAGACACCATGTTGGAAAGGTCACCTTGGACTGGCCACAGTTGAAAGGGAGAGGTAGACCAGACGCTGCTTACCTTCGGTTGCCGTTGCCCGCCGGGGACGATGCTCCTGCCACTGCCTTCTTCACGAATCAGTACAGCCGCTGGATGCAACAAGTATGCCGTGTGTTAGTACCGGGAGCTATCCGTGACCGCCCAGGCCGCCCAGCGATCCCAGCTGCGCTGATAAATGCCTTCACCACCGACGAGCAGGGCAATCCAACCAAAGCTCCGGTAACATATGGAGGCTTGGCCTTTCTCAAGTCAAATTGGGAGGTAATTGCGGCGCAACTCGACATAGTCAACGCGAAGAAATACACTTACGCGGTAACGCTTCGGGCATTCGCTCCAGGGGGGTCGGGGCAGGTTTCCGATCGATGGCACATTTTAGCCCCTGGCCAGACAAAGGCATATGACAGCGCGTCTGACGACTGGTATCTGACGCACTTGGAACTGACGGCTCCATCGATTGTTGCCGAGAGGTTGCTGAGACCGATCCTTGCGAGTGAAATCTGGAAGACAGCAGAAGGGGTCCCTTTCGCTGGGCTGACCTACCTCGAGGTTTTCTTTCCTGGCGAGAACTGGCTCGGGCCACACTTTGGAAAATACCCTGTTGCTGACGAAACGGGCGTACCTCCATCCCTCTACATAAGCCTTGTCGACGTACTCGATACGAGTAGCCCGGATGCAGAGTTTACCCCGGCATTAAGCAGAGCCTTTACGCCTCTTGTTGAGGCGTTTGTCGAGTTGATGGCGAAGATAGAGAAGCTGACAAAGGAAGCGATCTACCCGAAGGGTGTTCAAGCACCCAGCCCACTCAGCCTGTTCCCTCAGTTTATCGTGTCACGACCGGTCTGGAGGAGGTATAGTTTCCAGGACGCCTCCTACGACGGGGCTTCGGTGCATGAGTGTCCACTGTCTCTGTGGGAGATCTCACTTGACAAACTCCGAGAGTTCGTGGGCAAAGTGATGGAAAATGGGGGGCCGTTTGACAGCAAGACGGACCACTTCAGCATCACCCAAGGGTTTGACCCTGACCTCCCTGACATTCTTGTTAGTCCATCCATGACTGAGACTGAATGGGAAGTGACCCGGAGGCTCATTGTCCACCCTTACCTGCGGATCAACAAGGTGGATGAGCAATCGTTGCCGGTTTTTGAGGGCATCTATGAGCATCAGCCGTTCGGATATCGCGACATCTACACCGAAACTCCACAGGAAAAGCTATGGGGCAGATACAAACCGCCGCCGGTTACGCACAACTTTGACTGGCAATTGTATCGTGCGACACCGATGGAAGACTTGGGGACGTGGCAGCCTTGGGAGAAACAGTTGAAAGTTCCGGTGCTAAAATTCCTTCCAGATCATTTTCAACTCGTGAAGATACCGAAGGACAAGCCAGAGTTGCCGGAACAATCCGagccaccaccgctcacGCGGCCACTACATCTGAGCGTCGCGCCTGTGCAACAGGAGCAGCCTAAAGAAAAGCCCCGTATTCAGCCGACTCCCAGTCCGACCCGCCACAAGAGGCGGAGAGTGACCCTTCCCACTGAGACGGGAACGCCAACGCCGAGCCATTATACTACACCCCGGGTCAAACCGGTCAAACCCGTCGCACGTTCTAGAATCAGGACACCCCGAAAGCCCAGGGGATCTCCGACACCACTCACAGCCCCCCGTAAGCCCAAGGGTGCTGTCGACCCCCGTATCGCCCAGGCCTTTGCAGGACGGGCGGCGAAGAGGGCTCCCAAAGAGCCAACGAAGGAACCAAACCCCACGACCAAGCCAACAAAGAAGAGCCCGGCAAAGACGGGTGTGATTTCGCCCGACCCCCAGCATTGGGTAGAAAATCCAAACCGCCCTGGATACTGGATTAGAAATTGGCCAAGCACCAAGCCCGGGGTTGGTCTCCCAGATATCACGGCAAAGGAAAACTACTGGAACCAAGTACACGCCAACAACGAGGCAGAAGCAGCCGGCTACAAAAACAGGGAAACCTTAGACCAAGTATACAGGAAGAGGATCCAAGAACTAACCGGCGAAAGTGATCCCACCCCACCCGCTCCTGCCAGCACCAGTCCTGCCCACCCCTATCCTCCCGGCAAGCGTGACGTCTCCAAGTTCGACCCAACagacaccaccccccgtcCCCCGCGTCCCGGCGCGGAAAACAAGAAgccatcttcccctcccaaatcATCTTACTCCACCCTGGAAGACATCAAGGCGTTGGACACGCTGACAAAAGCAAAGCTGCTGTACACCACCAAGCTCCCCCCCGGAGCACCTCCCACAATCGACCCTACCGATCCTCCCCTGGAAGATCCACCCGTCATCAGCGAGGTGGTCACCGCCCACAAACCCAACATGTCCCCTAACCTCATCTCCAAAGTAGGCATCCAACCTTACACCCTCCGCCCGCCACCCATGCCGGAAGAACTCCGCGCGAGGGCCATTCAAGACCTGGCTCTCCAGACAAGAAACTGTCCCTTCTTCCAGTGCTACCTCCCTGTTTTACGCACCCCCGAGACGGCAGTCGACCACTTCCGCAAAGTGCACAAGCGTGAGCCATGCCCCATCTGCATGGACTTCGTCGGCCAGGGCTGGGATGCTGCCAAGTGGGACGAGCACTACGGGGATGAGATACATGTCGAGTGGTTGGAGAAGTGGTGCACCAACCCTGTCGGGAAACCGCTCAAGCTGGGGGTTTTTACCGACGAGGGGATCCCGGCGGAGGATCTGACGGGGTTTGAGTGGGAGACCCCGTTTGATCCTGACGTGCCGAATGTGCGGGCTAGACCGGCGTggtttgatgaggatgatggcatggctgggctggtggcGGCTTcgagggggagttgggaagggggggtcCCGGTAAGTGAGATTAGGAAGAGGAGTCCGAGGAAGTGGAGTAGGTATATGGCTCAGACTGGGAGGACGCCGGGGTTGGGtattggggttggggaggggaataGTACTTTGGTGTCggtgggggggggttatgatgatgaggtggatgggatggggtttGATGGCGCTGGGGATACACCTGAGAAACGTACCGGTGTCTCGGCTGGGACTCAGACCACGCCGGTGCAGGTGAGCAGCTcgacagaggaggaggaggaagaggaggaggaggaggcagatgaggatgaggagggtgccCTGGAAGATTATCACTCGTCACAGGACGACAACTCGGCAGACGAGCCCGATCGGTTTGAATTTCCGGACGAAGGACCGTATAGGGCTCCGGGGCAGCGCTTCAGCCCTAGGACCATGCGGGAGAACATGCGGACTGTCAGTCAGAGACACATGGTGGGGCAGATCGAAAGACGGATCGGGATGAGAGGGCTTCCACAGGGGTTGAAACCGTGGCAGTACAAGGAGATCATGGAGGGACTGGGACATGATGGGAACCAGTGGGGAttgaggacgacgaggatcAGACCAGGCCGTGTTGGTCTGGGTGAGGTTGACGATTTTCCAGTTAGCGACAATGAAaacgatggtgatggtggtggtggtggtggtggtggtggcggcggcggcggcggtggtggtactCAGCAGACTGAACCACCAACGGGGGGTCCTgatcctccacaacctccgCAACCTCCAGTGGTTCCACAGCCTCCAGTAGCTCCACAGCCTACAACGTCCAGCAAGAAACCGACTGCACGTCGTCCGCTGACCGAGGAACAAAAGCAAAGAACaagggaaaaagaggaaaagaggcGAAGGCGTCAGCAACGAGGGGAGGATCCCGACTATGTCCCCACCGGCGAGACGTCCGAATCATCCGACGAGTTCCTCGTTGTctctgatgaggatgaggagaccCCCGCGGTGAACCAGCCTGGGAAACGAAAGCTGCCGCCAGGTACCAGTGCCACGAAGCAGCCCCCGGGGAAGAGACAGAGAAGAGGCTCCGAGGACGGCACGTACAAGCCTGACAAGGAAACGGAACAGCAGATCGCCCAAGAGGacaaggtgttggaggaggagttcaAGGCCATTGCCGAGTGGGATGATGAAGTGAAGCAGATGATTGGGGACGGGCCGGTCAATCAGTGGCAACGATTGCTAGCTCTTGTTAGCCAGAcggtgaggaagaaggaggagcagagggatCGGTTGAATGTGTTGAGggataagaagaagaataGCGCGAACGGAGAGATGAGCAA ACACGATGAGAGGAGATGGAAAGAGATCAAAGCCGAATTGGGCAAGTTGGCGAGGTCTGAGAAGGAGTATAGGCGCCT AACGACGCGATTGGAAAACGAAAATGAAGAGGTGAAGGCTGAGGCTGACAGGCGAGCGATCCCTATACAAACTCTTGGAAAGAGGGTGAGGAACATTAGTTTCAGGGAGCCGTTGGAGAGGGAACAGTCGCCGCCGAGGCAGCACCAGGGCGCCATCCCGTCGGCTTTGAAGAGGACGGAGAGTGCGGAGCAGGCTGAGCAGGCTGAGCACCCGTGGGCGTGGTACATGGATCTCATGGGACAGGCCGATCAAGATGACGACGGCTTGTATCCGTACGGACATGTTCTCGGGGCCACGGGGGAGGATGACCTGtatggggatggtgggtaTGGGTATGGAGATGAGTACGATGAGCCTCAAGAACCTGAGGCCAATAGCTACGAAGAGAGGTTGGGCAAGCAGTAG
- the AES1 gene encoding hormone-sensitive lipase HSL (COG:S; CAZy:CE16; EggNog:ENOG503P02M), translated as MGGQIVKAGLVALLSAAPGLAAVTRRQNAVNLWGQCGGIGYQGSKVCVSGAVCTAYNDWYHQCVPGSQTTSTTAAPTVIPTTSTSTSSVQSTSTSAAPSSSPTSTAKYFINFGDSYSQTGFDPLSTKPSPSNPFGNPPLPGWTASGGLNWVGFLTSQYNASTLLTYNFAYGGATTNATLVQPWREDVLSLIDQVQQFTDTIATKPSYAPWTAENALFGIWIGVNDVGNSWWKEEYDQLLSEIMDTYFGQLQVLYDAGARQFVALGVPPIHRTPVMVEETEWAQETEAAAIAKYNAAIASRAATFQAANAGSVIKIVDTGVAFNEALDNPTEYGSPDAKCWNGDGVSCLWFNDYHPGIEINRLVAEEVAEAWDGSFFEGKVCIE; from the exons ATGGGTGGTCAAATTGTCAAGGCCGGTTTGGTGGCTCTGTTGAGTGCGGCGCCCGGGTTAGCTGCTGTTACTAGACGTCAAAATGCTGTGAATCTTTGGGGACAGTGTGGTGGGATTGGATATCAAGGGTCGAAGGTGTGCGTTTCTGGTGCTGTTTGCACGGCTTACAACGACTGGTATC ACCAGTGTGTGCCAGGCTCTCAGACAACAAGCACCACTGCCGCCCCGACAGTCATCCctaccaccagcaccagcaccagctctGTCCAGTCGACCAGCACAAGTGCCGCCCCATCCTCCagcccaacctccaccgccaagTACTTCATCAACTT CGGCGACTCCTACTCCCAAACAGGCTTCgaccccctctccaccaaaccctccccctccaacccctttggcaacccacccctccccgGCTGGACAGCCTCCGGCGGCCTAAACTGGGTTggcttcctcacctcccagTACAAcgcctccaccctccttACCTACAACTTCGCCTACGGCggcgccaccaccaacgccaccCTCGTCCAGCCCTGGAGAGAGGACGTCCTGAGCTTGATCGACCAAGTCCAGCAGTTCACCgacaccatcgccaccaAGCCATCCTACGCCCCCTGGACAGCAGAGAACGCTCTCTTCGGCATCTGGATCGGCGTGAACGACGTGGGGAACAGCtggtggaaggaggagtaTGACCAGCTGCTGAGCGAGATTATGGATACGTATTTTGGGCAGCTGCAGGTGTTGTATGATGCGGGGGCGAGACAGTTTGTTGCTTTGGGTGTGCCGC CGATTCATCGCACTCCTGTCATGGTTGAGGAGACAGAGTGGGCTCAGGAAACCGAGGCTGCCGCTATCGCCAAGTATAACGCTGCTATCGCTTCCCGGGCCGCGACTTTCCAGGCGGCGAATGCTGGGTCGGTGATCAAGATTGTCGACACGGGGGTTGCCTTCAATGAGGCGTTGGATAACCCGACTGAGTATGGCTCGCCGGATGCCAAGTGCTggaatggggatggggtttcGTGCTTGTGGTTTAATGATTACCACCCGGGGATTGAGATTAACCGGTTggttgctgaggaggtggCTGAGGCTTGGGATGGAAGCTTCTTTGAAGGGAAGGTTTGCATCGAGTAG
- a CDS encoding uncharacterized protein (EggNog:ENOG503PEI7), translating into MPQSVENVLNNSEIITAAGRPPILRTQAGTVLVFDPTNKTLPTPPVMTTKNGNFSTTRETVYADQPPYPAPFIWAGSMTAIVFLTQHVVFPPYVVDVFGVEEPNNEVALGGTVVWAKGEVKPQQTFTYLEINFTAGIVNPATSTYVKQNVIEADDNDLDGKDIVEGRWVREALYLTSDIMSCLAISNSTGISSWQSLENYTETMIRFSYMAAWSLLQRSYEPNSTPLTVDLYEARIQAVVSQWRVISWLGINVAFSLSWITVTVLMKRSIELAVVDTVPDFILRLYTHFEHLAQQENT; encoded by the coding sequence ATGCCGCAGAGCGTGGAAAATGTCCTTAACAATTCCGAGATCATCACCGCAGCAGGCCGACCTCCCATTCTCCGAACTCAAGCTGGCACAGTACTAGTATTTGACCCAACTAACAAGACGCTGCCAACGCCGCCCGTCATGACGACCAAAAATGGCAACTTCAGCACCACCAGGGAAACGGTCTACGCCGACCAACCACCCTACCCAGCGCCCTTTATCTGGGCCGGTTCCATGACGGCTATCGTTTTTCTTACACAGCACGTGGTTTTCCCTCCATATGTCGTGGATGTatttggggttgaggagccGAACAATGAAGTTGCACTCGGAGGAACAGTCGTCTGGGCAAAGGGAGAAGTGAAGCCTCAGCAGACTTTCACTTATCTCGAGATCAACTTCACCGCCGGCATCGTTAACCCTGCTACAAGCACATACGTGAAGCAGAATGTCATTGAAGCGGATGACAACGACCTGGACGGAAAAGATATTGTGGAAGGGCGATGGGTTAGAGAGGCACTATATCTGACTTCCGATATCATGTCCTGTTTGGCCATTTCGAACTCAACTGGAATATCCTCATGGCAGAGCTTGGAGAATTACACAGAAACCATGATTCGGTTCTCGTACATGGCAGCCTGGAGTCTGCTGCAGAGGAGCTATGAGCCGAACAGCACACCACTCACCGTGGATTTGTACGAGGCGAGGATACAGGCCGTTGTTTCACAGTGGAGGGTCATCAGTTGGCTCGGGATTAATGTGGCCTTTTCACTGTCTTGGATCACGGTCACAGTATTAATGAAAAGGAGCATAGAGTTGGCGGTGGTTGACACAGTTCCTGATTTTATCTTGCGGTTGTATACCCACTTTGAACATCTCGCACAGCAAGAAAATACGTGA
- a CDS encoding uncharacterized protein (EggNog:ENOG503P91C; COG:S), with protein sequence MFNVKSLAILVALGVLPVTASQSNGGQELISVYACKDPWWGGQCRTFYGGRNECVNFSGSWNDVISSIRHSGKGWHCQWWEHANCRGLVYQNQDDANLSDGNGRFDNRISSFRCG encoded by the exons ATGTTCAACGTCAAGTCTCTTGCGATCCTTGTGGCACTTGGCGTCCTGCCAGTCACGGCCTCCCAGTCGAATGGGGGTCAAGAGCTTATCAGTGTTTATGCCTGCAAGGACCCCTGGTGGGGTGGTCAATGCCGGACCTTTTATGGCGGCCGCAACGAGTGCG TAAACTTCTCTGGCAGCTGGAACGATGTCATCAGTTCGATACGCCACTCTGGAAAAGGATGGCATTGCCAGTGGTGGGA ACACGCCAACTGCCGGGGGCTGGTGTACCAGAACCAAGACGACGCCAACCTTAGCGATGGGAATGGAAGGTTCGATAACCGTATCAGCTCGTTCCGTTGCGGGTAA